In Thermoplasmatales archaeon, the genomic stretch CTATACCAGTTTTTTCAGAAATTCTATTAGCAAGATTTTTTGAGGATGAGCCAGCGACTATTTTCATGAAGAGAAATGCATAATATATTTTTATTTATTTTGCATTAATTATCGCTTTTAAAAAATCTTCTATACTTGCTCCTATAATTTCAACATCTTTAAAATTTTCATATAATACCTTTTTTATTTCCTCTTCTTCGTATCTTATTCCCCTCATTTTTTCCTCAATTTCCTCAATCTTTTCTTCTGGATAAATAAAAAAATCCCCGTGCAATTTTATATCTTCAATCAATGAATTTTTTAATATTATTCTGCATTTGATAAGCTTTCCATTTTTAACCTTTAATTCACCTTTTAAAGTTCCATTCCTTGCTTGCATATTTTCCCTCCAGAATTTTTGCCAAATTTATTTCTTTTTCATCCAATTCATCTTCATAAAAATCTATTTTCATATTTTCAGCAAATCCCTCAACTATTCCATCAATAATTTTTTCATTGCTTCTTTTTCCTGCTTCTTTTTCTATAGAAGTTACTCTATCCTCAATTTTTTTAATTTCCTTATCACTTATTTTTTCTTTACTTATTTTAAGAAGAGAAAACATTTTCTCAACATTTACTTTGACTAATATTGTTCCATGCTGAAGAATTTTTCCCTGCCTTCTTGTCTGGGCGCTTCCAGAGATTTTTCTCCCGTTCACAACTATATCATTTATTCCAGATAAATTCGCCTCCACTCCTATTTTTTTCAAACCTTTTGCAATTGATGAGCATATAATCCTGTATATCTCAAGAGTTTTTTCTGGCAAAAAATTAGAAGGAGCAACGAAGGAATAAGTTATTTCCCCGTCGCTATCATGATAAACCGCCCCCCCGCCGGTTATGCGGCGCACCACATCCACACCCTGCCTTTTGCATTCCTCAAGATTTATCTCTTCCTCGACGCTCTGAAAATATCCTATTGAAATTGCTGAGGGTCTCCACTTGTAAAGGCGAAGTGTTGGTGTGCCACTAATAAGGATTGCCTCATCTATTGCCATATTTGAAAAAGCATTTCTGTGGCTATCTAATATCAATCTGAAGTCCATGCAATAATTTATTATAGTTTTATATATTTCTTTTGATTTTACTGGCATGAGTGAAGTAGATGAAATAAGAAGAAAAATTATTAGGGATATTTTAAAAGAAAAAAAAGTTAGTATTGATAAACCAATTGCCCTTACAGATAAAAATTTTGATGAATTTATAAATAAGCACCATTTGGTTGTTGTGGATTTCTGGGCTCCATGGTGTGGGCCTTGCAAATTCTTTTCACCAATTTTCGAAGAAGTTGCGAAAGAAATGCAGGGAAAAGCTGCTTTTGGAAAAGTAAATACGGATGAAAATGAAAAACTATGCGAGAGATTTGGTATAATGAGCATACCAACGCTTATTATTTTTAAAAATGGGGAGATTGTGGATAGAAATATTGGGGCGATGCCAGCGGATATGCTGAAGGAATGGATAGAGAATAATCTATAATTTTCTAAAAATTAGATAGATAATCAGCAATCCCAAAAATATTGCAAATATTCCAATTGATATAAAAAATGGATTGATATTTCCTTCATTTTCATGAAATTCTATAATCAAATATTCATTTATTTTTGGTTTATAAAGACAATAATATGTAGAATTCTCATATTTAAGAGGTATATTCCCTCTCAAAAATTCATCGGAAATTATCTTTATTTCAATTTCGTCTGTCTGATAAATTATTTTTTTCTCAAATTTTTTATCCATAAAATAGTGTAATCTAACAGTTAAGTTCTTACCCGCAATCAAAACTATATCAAAATCATTTAGGTAAATTTCAATTGAATTATTTTTTACTTCATAGTTAATTCTTTTTCCTCCTATGGATACCTCTATATTTGTTGAACAAGTCCATATGGTTAAATTTTCTGTATAATTTTTCTTCCCTATATTCTTAAAAGTTATTTCTTCAAAAACTTCCCCTCCTTTTATTATAATTTCATCATTTGCAATAGCTATATTCTCAACCTCTTTTTCATCCGCCAAACTAATTGAAACAAGCATTATGCAGAGCAAACAAATTATTTTTTTCATTGGTTTATAGAGTTTTCATAGATTTAAAATTTTCCTATAATTTTATCAAACAGGCCGCAAACTTTTTTATTTTTTGCAATAAAATAGGATGCAATGCCAAGGACTAAGCCAGAAAAAATATCCATTAACCAGTGAATTCCAAGATATAGAATAACAAATGGCATAAAAATCATTGTAGAAAATACAAAAATTTTGTATCTCTTCATGTTTTGATGGGAAAGGACAACAAGGCAAATAGAAACAAGAACACTTATATGCCCGCTTGGAAAATTGTCAGTTAGCCTATCAACAAGTAAAACAAGTGACATATATTGCTCATTTGAGTAAAGCAATGGCTTTATTTCGGGGTAGGAAGATGTAACACTTACATTAAAAAAGAGATAAAAGGGGACAAGCACAAGATAGTTTATCAGTATTGCATATGTAGATATCTTTGCAAAGTTTTTTTCTCCTCTTAAAATAAAAATAATCGGGGTAAAAATAATTACATACATAAATGAAATCAGATAAAATATAGAGACAAAATGGATGAATATCTCGTTTTTTATTGCATTTTGTAAAAAAACTATAAAATTGGTTCCCTCAATTCCATATATTATTGGTGTAAAATCATACCCAATTGAAAAACTATCCTGCAATATATTTTCAATTTTTATCATAGCCATAACAAATATAAGTATCAGGAAATAGCCCCTACAATCTTTAACTCTCTCAAAATATGTCTTTCTTGATATTTTTTTCTCCTCATCAAATATCAATATTCCCGCTGCCATTGAAATTATCATCAGGGTTATATACCATAGTAAAGCCTTTATTAAGATGAACATTTAAATCTTTTGAGTAATTGGAAAATCATATAAAATTCTTTTTAATTATTCAACCTGAAAAATATCGAAGGATTTAAATTCTCCTATTACATATCTATAAGGAGGCGATAAAAATGGCCTACGAATATGAAAGCAAGAAAAACAAAAAAAAATACACACTTTATACAAGGGATGTTACACTGAAGGGGGGAAAAAGACAGACAATATACTTCTTTAGCGCAAAAAAACCAAAGAGTGGCAAGCCGTGCGACATGCCCCCCGGCTACAAGGTTGTGGAGAACCCAAGAACTGGCTTACCATTCTTGAAGAAAAAATAAACCTCTTCCCCTTTTTTATTTTATTTTTGCTGAAATGCTTTCAAGAGCTCCCATTATGTTCCAGATTGCAGTTCTTCCATGGACTGGTGTATTTGGGTCATTTGCCACTTCATCCAGAACAGAGATTGCTGATGCTATTTTAACATCCAAGCTTTCATCCTTCCTATTAAGAATTTCTATCGCTTCTTTTGCCCCCCTCCTTACATTTCTTGGAACAGACATATCTTCTGAAAGTTCTTCGAGCATCCTATATACATTCTTCAATTCATCGCTTTTCATATTATCACCTTGTAAGTATTGTAATATAATAATTATAAAAAATTTTTTGGGAAAAATATTTAAACAGCTTTTTAATTATTTTTGGTGAAAAAAAAATGAAAAAATTGTTAGCTATACTTTTGGTCGGCATTATGATATGTGTTAGCGTGGCATATATGGAGAAAAGCAGTGAAGCGAACAATTTCAAAGCAAGGGTATATATAGAAAACAGAAAAGTTGTCCCACTATATACTGAAAATGGAATTATATGGGAGGAAAAAAGTTGGAATGTAAATTATTTGGAAGAAAATGATGATCCTACAGAAAAAGTATTAGACAAAGGAAAATCAAATGATGATGCAACAGATATAACACCAAAAGCAGGCGGCGATGGAATAGTTAAAAAATGGGCTCTATGCATAGGAATAGCAGATTATGAAGGGACATCAAATGATTTGCAATATTGTGATGATGATGCAATTGACTGGAAAAATTTCTTGCAAGGCAAAGGATATACTGTAACAATTCTCCTTGATAGCCAGGCAACAGCAAACAATATAGATAATGCAATAAATCAGCTTCTCGCAAGTGAGGATGCAGATGATTATGTAGTATTTACATACTCCGGACATGGAGCAAGATATAGAAAATATGGCTCATGCATAATTTCGCATGATATGTATGCAATGACAAACGGCTGGTTTGTTTCAAAATTCAGCAACGCGGACTCGCAACATATATACTTTACTTTTGATGCATGCCAGATTGGGGACTTTCAGAAAGCAGTCGTGACGAATAGGCTTGGAGCATTTGCAAGCAACAAGCAGTATTCATATGATGGCGATGCTACAATGAAAAATGGAGTATTTACATATTACCAGATGGAAGGATGGAACATCTATGCTACTTTTGAGCAAGATTCAGCATATGCAGTGCAGAAAATGAA encodes the following:
- a CDS encoding caspase family protein; translation: MKKLLAILLVGIMICVSVAYMEKSSEANNFKARVYIENRKVVPLYTENGIIWEEKSWNVNYLEENDDPTEKVLDKGKSNDDATDITPKAGGDGIVKKWALCIGIADYEGTSNDLQYCDDDAIDWKNFLQGKGYTVTILLDSQATANNIDNAINQLLASEDADDYVVFTYSGHGARYRKYGSCIISHDMYAMTNGWFVSKFSNADSQHIYFTFDACQIGDFQKAVVTNRLGAFASNKQYSYDGDATMKNGVFTYYQMEGWNIYATFEQDSAYAVQKMKDWAKKYAIKVDPFYVDKFTDYMYP
- a CDS encoding lipoate--protein ligase family protein produces the protein MDFRLILDSHRNAFSNMAIDEAILISGTPTLRLYKWRPSAISIGYFQSVEEEINLEECKRQGVDVVRRITGGGAVYHDSDGEITYSFVAPSNFLPEKTLEIYRIICSSIAKGLKKIGVEANLSGINDIVVNGRKISGSAQTRRQGKILQHGTILVKVNVEKMFSLLKISKEKISDKEIKKIEDRVTSIEKEAGKRSNEKIIDGIVEGFAENMKIDFYEDELDEKEINLAKILEGKYASKEWNFKR
- a CDS encoding UPF0147 family protein; its protein translation is MKSDELKNVYRMLEELSEDMSVPRNVRRGAKEAIEILNRKDESLDVKIASAISVLDEVANDPNTPVHGRTAIWNIMGALESISAKIK
- the trxA gene encoding thioredoxin, which codes for MSEVDEIRRKIIRDILKEKKVSIDKPIALTDKNFDEFINKHHLVVVDFWAPWCGPCKFFSPIFEEVAKEMQGKAAFGKVNTDENEKLCERFGIMSIPTLIIFKNGEIVDRNIGAMPADMLKEWIENNL
- a CDS encoding lipoate--protein ligase family protein — its product is MQARNGTLKGELKVKNGKLIKCRIILKNSLIEDIKLHGDFFIYPEEKIEEIEEKMRGIRYEEEEIKKVLYENFKDVEIIGASIEDFLKAIINAK
- a CDS encoding phosphatase PAP2 family protein; the encoded protein is MFILIKALLWYITLMIISMAAGILIFDEEKKISRKTYFERVKDCRGYFLILIFVMAMIKIENILQDSFSIGYDFTPIIYGIEGTNFIVFLQNAIKNEIFIHFVSIFYLISFMYVIIFTPIIFILRGEKNFAKISTYAILINYLVLVPFYLFFNVSVTSSYPEIKPLLYSNEQYMSLVLLVDRLTDNFPSGHISVLVSICLVVLSHQNMKRYKIFVFSTMIFMPFVILYLGIHWLMDIFSGLVLGIASYFIAKNKKVCGLFDKIIGKF